A single window of uncultured Sunxiuqinia sp. DNA harbors:
- a CDS encoding site-specific integrase — translation MRSTFSILFYINRSKVKTDGTTAVMCRISIDGKNSTVTTGIYCRPEDWNSKKQEIGVNRENNLLKKFRCRVGQTYEDIIKEQGVVSAVLLKNTITKTDMLAANLLQAGEVERERLRLRSKTINSMSSYRHSKVTHKNLGDFVASMGMDDILFADITEAFGKSFKAFLKQDLGYKASHINHCLRWLNRLICIAVDKGVLRANPIDDIKYEREATPQPRHIGRNELQRIMENPMPGKRKELARRAFIFSVFTGLSYVDIRNLYPRHIGKTSEGRVYIRQNRIKTTVEAFIPLHPVALQILALYNISDDKQPVFPLPKRDMIWPEIHQIGFIIGRTKNLSYHMARHSFGTLMLSSGVPIESISKMMGHTNISSTQVYAKVTDDKISNDMDRLMERRELMKNGIKTFEM, via the coding sequence ATGCGCAGTACATTTTCAATATTATTTTACATCAACCGCAGCAAAGTAAAGACTGACGGGACAACGGCTGTTATGTGCCGTATCAGTATCGACGGGAAAAACAGCACGGTAACCACAGGAATTTACTGCCGTCCCGAAGACTGGAACAGTAAAAAACAGGAAATCGGGGTTAACCGGGAAAACAACTTGCTAAAGAAATTCCGGTGCCGGGTAGGGCAAACTTACGAAGACATCATTAAGGAACAGGGCGTTGTCAGTGCCGTTTTGCTCAAAAATACCATCACAAAAACAGATATGTTGGCGGCCAATCTTTTACAGGCCGGGGAAGTGGAACGGGAACGGCTGAGGCTCCGTTCCAAAACCATCAACTCAATGTCTTCGTACCGACATTCGAAGGTTACCCACAAAAACCTGGGCGATTTTGTTGCTTCAATGGGGATGGACGATATTTTATTTGCCGACATTACAGAAGCGTTTGGTAAATCGTTCAAAGCTTTTCTCAAACAGGATTTGGGCTACAAAGCAAGTCATATAAACCATTGCCTGCGGTGGTTGAACAGGCTTATTTGCATTGCTGTTGACAAGGGGGTATTAAGGGCAAACCCAATTGATGATATTAAATATGAAAGGGAAGCCACACCCCAACCCAGGCACATTGGCAGGAACGAACTTCAACGGATTATGGAAAACCCAATGCCCGGCAAACGGAAGGAATTGGCACGTAGGGCGTTTATATTTTCTGTGTTTACCGGGCTGTCGTATGTTGATATCCGCAACCTGTACCCCCGCCACATTGGAAAAACCTCTGAAGGACGGGTATATATCCGGCAAAACAGGATAAAAACCACCGTGGAAGCTTTTATACCACTGCACCCCGTGGCCTTACAAATTCTCGCGCTTTACAACATAAGCGATGATAAGCAACCTGTTTTTCCTTTGCCAAAGCGTGATATGATATGGCCGGAGATACACCAAATAGGCTTTATCATCGGAAGGACAAAGAACCTGAGCTACCATATGGCACGACATTCATTCGGGACTTTGATGCTTTCGTCCGGTGTCCCCATCGAAAGTATCAGTAAAATGATGGGGCATACCAACATTTCCAGCACGCAGGTTTATGCAAAAGTCACTGACGATAAGATTTCGAATGATATGGACAGGTTGATGGAACGTAGGGAATTAATGAAAAATGGAATAAAAACGTTCGAGATGTAG